One Fuerstiella marisgermanici DNA window includes the following coding sequences:
- a CDS encoding Gfo/Idh/MocA family protein: MSQQTCRWGILSTAGIAMKNWHSIANSGNGQVVAVASRATEKAQAFIDECQASAPVSQQVDAVGSYDELLQRGDIDAVYVPLPTGLRTEWVVKAANAGKHVMVEKPCGVTAADVQTMIDACNANNVQFMDGVMFMHSARLPELRKVLDDGNSVGEIRRIASQFSFCADEEWVGSNIRASSNLEPAGCLGDLGWYTIRMTLWTMNYEMPVEVRGRILHGAKRPDSPEDVPMEFQGELHFASGVSATFYNSFRGNHQQWVNISGTKGYVDVKDFVLPYFGNTVSFDVANHDFVTDGCQFNMEKHLQSVAVPEYANNEKTAQETNLFRNFSSLVLSGKVDSHWPEIALQTQRVLDAALQSARNGGEAVAP, translated from the coding sequence ATGAGTCAGCAAACTTGCCGCTGGGGCATTTTGAGTACCGCTGGTATTGCCATGAAGAACTGGCATTCGATTGCCAATTCGGGCAACGGTCAGGTCGTCGCGGTGGCCAGTCGTGCGACTGAGAAGGCTCAGGCGTTTATTGACGAATGCCAGGCTTCCGCGCCGGTCAGCCAGCAGGTCGATGCCGTTGGCAGCTATGACGAACTTCTGCAGCGAGGCGATATTGACGCCGTTTATGTTCCGCTGCCGACCGGCCTGCGCACGGAATGGGTGGTGAAGGCCGCCAACGCGGGCAAGCATGTGATGGTCGAAAAGCCCTGCGGTGTCACGGCTGCTGATGTGCAGACGATGATTGATGCCTGCAACGCGAACAACGTGCAGTTTATGGACGGCGTGATGTTCATGCACAGTGCTCGGCTGCCTGAGCTTCGTAAAGTGCTGGACGATGGCAACAGCGTTGGCGAGATCCGACGTATCGCCAGTCAGTTCAGCTTCTGTGCGGACGAAGAATGGGTGGGCAGCAACATCCGAGCCAGCAGCAATCTCGAACCCGCCGGCTGCCTGGGAGACCTTGGCTGGTACACGATCCGAATGACGTTGTGGACCATGAACTACGAAATGCCTGTCGAAGTTCGCGGGCGAATTCTGCATGGCGCCAAACGTCCGGACAGTCCGGAAGACGTTCCGATGGAATTCCAGGGCGAACTGCATTTCGCCAGCGGCGTGTCAGCGACCTTCTATAACTCGTTCCGAGGCAACCACCAGCAATGGGTGAACATCAGCGGAACAAAAGGGTACGTCGACGTGAAGGACTTCGTGCTGCCATATTTCGGGAACACGGTTTCGTTTGATGTCGCCAACCACGACTTCGTCACCGACGGTTGCCAGTTCAACATGGAGAAACACCTTCAATCCGTAGCCGTGCCCGAATACGCCAACAACGAAAAGACGGCTCAGGAAACGAATCTGTTCCGCAACTTCTCATCGCTCGTGCTGAGTGGCAAAGTGGATTCTCACTGGCCGGAAATCGCGTTGCAAACGCAGCGCGTGCTGGATGCGGCGTTACAGTCCGCTCGAAATGGCGGCGAAGCTGTCGCGCCGTAG
- a CDS encoding PQQ-binding-like beta-propeller repeat protein codes for MFRFLSIPVFLIASLSDGSHAAEWPSWRGPNGNGVANGSGYATEWSADSNITWKHAITGIGASTPAVTNGRIFYTSTHNGKNLVTCIGMDGKQIWQHNFGKSLEGKQGKDGTGANPSPLTDGERVFVYFKSGDFGCFNLAGDLVWQTNVFDRFAEVTTETLWWDLGTSPVFTSNAIVITMMHTGPSYLAAFNPADGELLWKHDRKTDAPREAAQSYTTPVVTTNPDGKEVIVVTGADYVTCHDASDGAELWRVGSLNPEHNEYFRSISSSVATDGIVIAPYARGGTLTAIKMGGTGNVTDSHVLWTNKGTSADVPTPTVANARVFVLRDVKNDRGTIDCLDLKTGKTIWSGQLEKHRMTFRASPILADGKLYVTRQDGAVFVIDAMADEFKVISKNEIGGEHTVATPVFVDGKILLRTQEHIYLIAE; via the coding sequence ATGTTTCGTTTCCTTTCGATTCCTGTCTTTCTCATCGCCTCGCTTTCCGACGGCAGTCACGCTGCGGAATGGCCAAGCTGGCGCGGCCCGAACGGCAATGGCGTGGCTAACGGAAGCGGCTATGCAACCGAATGGTCCGCCGACAGCAACATCACGTGGAAACACGCGATCACCGGGATCGGGGCCTCCACACCTGCCGTCACCAACGGCCGAATTTTCTATACCTCGACGCATAACGGGAAGAACCTCGTCACATGCATCGGCATGGACGGAAAGCAGATTTGGCAACACAACTTTGGTAAGTCGCTGGAAGGCAAACAGGGCAAAGACGGCACCGGCGCGAATCCATCGCCGCTGACAGATGGCGAACGCGTTTTCGTGTATTTCAAAAGCGGCGACTTTGGTTGTTTTAATCTGGCCGGCGACCTTGTGTGGCAGACCAACGTCTTCGATCGATTTGCTGAAGTCACCACAGAAACGCTGTGGTGGGATTTGGGCACGTCACCGGTGTTCACCAGCAATGCGATCGTTATCACGATGATGCACACGGGCCCGTCGTATCTTGCGGCCTTCAACCCGGCGGACGGAGAATTGTTGTGGAAGCACGACCGCAAAACAGACGCACCGCGCGAGGCTGCTCAGAGTTACACCACTCCGGTTGTCACAACAAACCCGGATGGTAAAGAAGTTATCGTCGTGACCGGCGCTGACTATGTCACCTGCCACGACGCCTCCGACGGCGCAGAATTGTGGCGTGTGGGCAGCCTGAATCCGGAGCACAACGAGTACTTCCGGTCAATCAGTTCGTCGGTCGCGACCGACGGGATCGTGATCGCGCCGTATGCTCGCGGCGGCACGCTGACCGCTATCAAAATGGGTGGGACTGGCAATGTCACAGATTCACACGTCCTGTGGACGAACAAAGGAACCTCCGCCGATGTCCCAACCCCGACGGTCGCAAACGCACGCGTGTTTGTGTTGCGCGACGTCAAGAATGATCGCGGCACGATCGACTGCCTGGATCTGAAAACAGGCAAGACAATCTGGTCAGGCCAGTTAGAAAAACACCGCATGACATTCCGAGCGTCACCGATTCTGGCAGACGGTAAGCTGTATGTGACTCGTCAGGACGGGGCCGTCTTTGTCATCGACGCGATGGCCGATGAGTTCAAAGTGATCAGCAAGAATGAAATCGGTGGCGAGCACACGGTTGCGACGCCTGTGTTCGTCGATGGAAAGATTCTGCTCCGCACGCAGGAACATATTTACCTGATCGCGGAATAA
- a CDS encoding integrin alpha, with protein MPAFCPAIAAAAVAGRHQSTVLESLDGTTGFRIDGIDSGDLSGVSVSSAGDVNGDGFDDLIIGASGADPGGDSRAGESYVVFGKSGGFGSAVDLSTLNGTSGFRIDGIDEDDFSGRSVSNAGDVNGDGFDDLIIGARYADPGGDSDAGESYVVFGKSGGFGSTVDLSTLDGTTGFRLDGSDAGDGSGSSVSSAGDVNGDGFDDLVIGAWNAASGGAGGAGETYVLFGKSGGFASAVDLSTLDGTTGFRLDGSDAGDRTGSSVSSAGDLNGDGFDDLIIGAYGADPGGDRLAGESYVVFGKSGGFASAVDLSTLDGTTGFRLDGIDAGDESGRSVSSAGDVNGDGFDDIIIGAERASSTASFPARTLRSFGRREAVP; from the coding sequence GTGCCTGCATTCTGCCCAGCAATTGCAGCCGCGGCTGTTGCTGGCCGCCACCAATCCACTGTACTGGAAAGCCTGGACGGCACCACTGGCTTCCGCATCGACGGCATCGACTCGGGTGACTTGTCGGGCGTTTCGGTGTCGAGCGCAGGTGACGTGAACGGTGATGGCTTCGACGACCTGATTATTGGGGCGTCCGGTGCGGATCCTGGCGGGGATAGCCGTGCGGGTGAGAGCTACGTAGTGTTTGGTAAGTCGGGCGGTTTCGGCTCTGCGGTGGACCTGAGCACGCTGAACGGCACAAGCGGCTTCCGAATCGACGGAATCGACGAAGATGACTTCTCTGGCCGTTCGGTTTCGAACGCAGGTGACGTGAATGGTGACGGCTTCGACGACCTGATCATCGGGGCACGCTATGCGGATCCCGGCGGGGACAGCGATGCGGGTGAGAGCTACGTAGTGTTCGGAAAGTCGGGCGGTTTCGGCTCGACAGTGGACTTAAGTACGCTGGACGGCACCACCGGCTTCCGCCTCGACGGTAGCGACGCCGGTGACGGATCTGGCTCTTCGGTGTCGAGTGCGGGTGACGTAAACGGGGACGGCTTTGACGACCTCGTCATCGGGGCGTGGAATGCGGCTTCCGGCGGGGCCGGCGGTGCGGGTGAGACCTACGTGCTGTTTGGGAAGTCGGGCGGTTTCGCCTCAGCGGTGGACTTAAGCACGCTGGACGGCACCACCGGCTTCCGCCTCGACGGTAGCGACGCCGGTGACCGAACTGGCTCTTCGGTGTCGAGCGCGGGTGACCTGAACGGGGACGGCTTCGACGACCTCATCATCGGAGCGTACGGGGCCGATCCCGGCGGGGACCGCTTAGCGGGTGAGAGCTACGTGGTGTTCGGGAAGTCGGGCGGTTTCGCCTCGGCGGTGGACTTAAGCACGCTGGACGGCACCACCGGCTTCCGCCTCGACGGCATCGACGCGGGTGACGAATCCGGCCGTTCGGTGTCGAGCGCAGGTGACGTGAACGGCGACGGATTTGACGACATCATCATTGGCGCGGAACGAGCGTCCAGCACTGCAAGCTTTCCGGCACGAACGCTCAGATCGTTCGGTCGAAGGGAAGCAGTGCCCTGA
- a CDS encoding PSD1 and planctomycete cytochrome C domain-containing protein: protein MKLFSQIVILACSISPFAVFADEPPAVDFSRDVLPILSNKCFICHGPDSAGHGDDMLRLDSFEGASAERDGQKAIDPDQLQNSILLKRIHSADDPMPPADAEKQLTELERETLTRWVSSGGEYARHWAYILPQAVVPDVTNETPTPQEPDAAIIDAFISRQHKKRGVDFAPEAERATLARRVSLTLTGLPPEPAALQEFLNDTSDDAYNKFIDQQMNSPRFGEHQARYWLDAVRYGDTHGLHLDNRRGIYPYRDWVVRAFNKNMPLDQFIVEQLAGDLLPNPTLSTRVATGFVRMNPTTSEGGAIPAEFQAKNNFDRTETLGTVLLGMSLTCVRCHTHKYDPILHTEYYQLLAFFNSTAESPMDGNKYDYGPVLKAPSDQSGWDRWDELQRLRRQLLVDVRVAVNSGAVDEGAVDAFTKATAAEQLETVADPSGPFAAQTALQARAADLQAQFKALEESFTTTLVAQDLLQPRPTYVLRRGEYNLPIGEALLPGVPAVLGSLPPDVPANRLGLARWLTYRDNPLVARVLVNRIWQQVFGYGLVRTPEDFGLQGEQPTHPELLDWLALRLQSSRWDRNHLLKLMLHSRTFKQSSAWRTDVEDPENRLFARATSYRLDAEVLRDTGLWASGMLDAHMGGEGVKPYQPTGMWKALAHPASNTKLYEPDSGKRLYRRSLYVYWKRTSPHPMMTLFDAPDRESSCVRRSRSNTSLQSLGLLNETQRIEMSRKLAERLIVERSDDTARLNLLFTLLASREPTTSERAACDQLLKSMTQRYSSSPKDAAALLSIGEVARNEELNAVEVAAWSQVVTTVLASDAAILLY, encoded by the coding sequence ATGAAACTGTTTTCACAAATCGTCATTCTGGCTTGTTCAATCAGTCCGTTCGCCGTTTTCGCCGACGAACCGCCTGCCGTCGATTTTTCACGCGACGTCCTTCCCATACTTTCCAACAAGTGCTTCATTTGTCACGGACCGGATTCCGCCGGACACGGTGACGACATGCTGCGGCTCGATTCGTTTGAAGGTGCGTCCGCAGAGCGTGACGGCCAGAAGGCAATCGATCCCGACCAACTACAGAACAGCATTCTGTTGAAGCGAATTCATTCCGCCGACGATCCCATGCCGCCCGCCGATGCGGAAAAGCAGCTCACGGAGCTCGAACGTGAAACCCTGACTCGATGGGTCAGTTCCGGTGGCGAATACGCCAGGCATTGGGCGTACATTCTGCCGCAGGCCGTAGTGCCGGACGTGACGAACGAAACGCCGACTCCGCAGGAACCCGACGCAGCGATTATTGACGCATTCATTTCTCGACAGCACAAGAAACGTGGCGTCGACTTTGCGCCGGAAGCGGAACGGGCCACGCTGGCTCGGCGAGTGTCGCTCACTCTGACCGGCCTGCCACCTGAGCCAGCCGCGTTGCAGGAATTCCTGAACGACACCAGCGACGACGCTTACAACAAGTTCATCGACCAGCAGATGAACAGCCCACGTTTTGGCGAACATCAGGCTCGCTATTGGCTGGACGCCGTTCGGTACGGGGACACTCACGGATTACACCTCGACAACCGGCGCGGCATTTATCCGTATCGTGACTGGGTCGTGCGAGCCTTCAACAAGAACATGCCGCTGGATCAGTTTATCGTCGAACAACTGGCCGGCGACCTGCTGCCCAATCCGACGTTGTCCACCAGGGTCGCCACCGGTTTTGTGCGGATGAATCCGACAACGTCAGAAGGAGGAGCCATCCCGGCCGAATTTCAGGCGAAGAACAACTTCGATCGGACAGAAACGCTGGGGACCGTGTTGCTAGGCATGTCGTTGACGTGCGTTCGCTGTCACACTCACAAGTACGATCCGATTTTGCACACCGAGTACTATCAACTGCTGGCCTTTTTCAACAGCACGGCCGAATCGCCGATGGACGGCAACAAATACGACTATGGCCCGGTGCTCAAGGCCCCCTCAGATCAAAGTGGCTGGGATCGCTGGGACGAACTGCAGCGACTTCGACGGCAGCTTTTGGTTGATGTCCGTGTTGCCGTCAACAGTGGCGCTGTTGACGAGGGTGCCGTTGATGCATTCACGAAGGCGACTGCCGCTGAGCAACTGGAAACTGTCGCCGACCCGAGTGGGCCATTTGCCGCGCAAACTGCCTTACAAGCCCGAGCCGCTGACCTGCAAGCTCAGTTCAAAGCGTTGGAAGAGTCCTTTACCACCACACTGGTCGCTCAGGATTTGCTGCAGCCGCGGCCGACGTACGTGCTGCGGCGCGGCGAGTACAATCTTCCAATTGGTGAAGCACTGTTGCCGGGCGTGCCCGCTGTGCTGGGCTCTTTACCACCAGATGTACCGGCCAATCGACTGGGACTCGCCAGGTGGCTAACATATCGAGACAACCCGCTGGTTGCCCGAGTTCTGGTTAACCGAATCTGGCAGCAGGTGTTCGGCTATGGCCTGGTTCGAACACCGGAAGACTTTGGACTCCAGGGAGAACAGCCGACTCATCCGGAACTTCTCGACTGGCTGGCCTTGCGACTTCAGAGCAGCAGATGGGACCGCAACCATCTGCTGAAACTCATGCTGCACAGCCGAACCTTCAAACAAAGTTCGGCATGGCGAACGGACGTGGAAGATCCGGAAAACCGATTGTTCGCTAGAGCAACCAGTTATCGTCTTGACGCAGAGGTTCTGCGGGACACCGGCTTGTGGGCGAGTGGAATGCTTGATGCTCACATGGGTGGCGAAGGCGTTAAGCCGTATCAGCCCACCGGCATGTGGAAGGCACTCGCTCATCCCGCCAGCAACACCAAACTTTACGAACCCGACAGCGGCAAACGCCTCTACCGTCGTAGCCTGTATGTCTATTGGAAACGCACCAGCCCGCATCCGATGATGACGCTGTTTGATGCTCCCGATCGAGAATCAAGCTGTGTGCGTCGGTCGCGATCGAACACGTCTTTGCAGTCGCTCGGTCTGCTCAACGAAACTCAACGTATCGAAATGTCTCGCAAGCTGGCAGAACGTTTGATTGTGGAACGAAGCGACGACACAGCACGGTTGAATCTACTGTTTACGTTGCTTGCCAGCCGCGAGCCAACAACGTCGGAACGCGCGGCCTGTGACCAATTGCTGAAGTCGATGACGCAACGCTATTCCTCGTCGCCGAAAGACGCAGCCGCATTACTGTCGATAGGCGAAGTTGCTCGCAACGAGGAGTTAAACGCAGTTGAAGTCGCAGCGTGGTCGCAGGTTGTCACGACGGTGTTAGCGAGTGACGCGGCGATCTTGTTGTACTAA
- a CDS encoding TIGR03032 family protein encodes MSGSAVFELTSSRQFPDWLVEQRLSLAFTTYQAGKLFLLGTKPDGKLSVFERTFNRCLGLWSNGQALWLSSLYQLWRFENVLEQGQRAETADRLYVPQVVYVTGDLDIHDVAVEDSGRVVFVNTLFGCLATISETHSFVPLWKPPFIDRLAAEDRCHLNGLALENGKAKYVTAVSRSNVADGWRDRRHDGGCVIDVPSNEIVAEGLSMPHSPRVYQDKLWVLNSGTGHFGFIDRDKGTFEEVAFCPGYQRGLSFHGDYAIIGLSKQRENRTFSGLDLDQNLEKAQVDPRCGLHIIDLRTGDAIHWVRIEGVVSELYDVVALPGVRQPQALGFKSDEIRRVLRVGEEQQL; translated from the coding sequence TTGTCTGGTTCTGCCGTTTTCGAACTCACGTCATCACGACAGTTTCCGGACTGGCTGGTCGAACAAAGGCTAAGCCTGGCGTTCACCACCTACCAGGCAGGAAAACTGTTCCTGCTGGGTACCAAACCTGATGGCAAACTGTCGGTTTTCGAACGTACTTTCAATCGGTGCCTGGGCTTGTGGTCAAACGGCCAGGCGTTGTGGCTGTCGTCGCTGTATCAGTTGTGGCGGTTTGAGAATGTTCTTGAACAAGGTCAGCGAGCGGAAACGGCCGACCGACTTTACGTGCCACAGGTGGTTTACGTCACCGGCGATCTGGATATCCACGACGTGGCGGTTGAAGATTCCGGTCGCGTGGTTTTCGTGAACACGCTGTTCGGCTGCCTGGCAACAATCAGTGAGACTCACAGCTTTGTGCCTCTGTGGAAGCCGCCCTTCATTGACCGTCTGGCTGCCGAAGACCGTTGCCATCTGAACGGGCTGGCACTGGAAAACGGCAAGGCGAAATACGTCACGGCGGTCAGTCGCAGCAACGTTGCTGATGGCTGGCGAGATCGGCGTCATGACGGAGGCTGCGTGATCGACGTGCCGTCCAACGAAATCGTGGCGGAAGGACTTTCGATGCCGCATTCACCACGAGTCTACCAGGATAAGTTGTGGGTACTGAATTCGGGCACGGGCCACTTCGGCTTTATTGATCGCGACAAAGGCACGTTTGAAGAAGTGGCGTTCTGTCCGGGCTATCAGCGAGGTCTGTCGTTCCACGGTGACTACGCGATCATCGGCCTGTCGAAGCAGCGTGAGAACCGAACGTTCTCCGGGCTGGATCTGGATCAGAATCTGGAAAAGGCTCAGGTCGATCCTCGCTGCGGCCTGCACATCATCGACCTGCGAACCGGCGACGCCATTCACTGGGTGCGGATTGAAGGCGTGGTGTCGGAACTGTACGACGTCGTGGCATTGCCCGGTGTGCGGCAGCCTCAGGCACTGGGCTTCAAAAGCGACGAGATTCGTCGCGTGTTGCGGGTTGGTGAGGAGCAGCAGCTGTAA
- a CDS encoding DUF1501 domain-containing protein, protein MNPIHEQHLLSTRRHLFGKATLGLGTAALAGLLADDLKAETTGVLKGTHHPATAKRVIYLFMSGGPSHLDMWDYKPKLKDMFNQQLPAHVRDGQRVTGMTANQKNGLPLCPSKYKFRRYDNNQDGVWVSELLPHTAKVAKELCVVNSTFTEAINHDPAITYIQTGSQIPGRPSLGAWLSYGLGSLNDNLPHYVVMHARTNFAEQSLFNRLWGAGFLSSDHQGILMRSQGDPVLYLSNPAGVTGKDRRQQLDALATLNYEQHKRFADPEVLARIRQHEMAYRMQTSVPELMDLSMETDTTFELYGEDAKTPGTFAACCLNARRLAERGVRNIQIFHRGWDAHGGLPREHGSQCKDVDQACAALIMDLKQRGMLEDTLVVWGGEFGRTAYCQGTLTRENYGRDHHPRCFTTWMAGGGIKPGITYGRSDDYGYNIAHEDGTPMTPQPDASTWTPGTMHIHDRNATILHLLGIDHKKLTYRYQGRDFRLTDVHGHVIEDLIA, encoded by the coding sequence ATGAACCCAATCCACGAGCAACACCTTCTTTCAACCCGCCGCCATCTTTTCGGCAAAGCCACCCTTGGCCTTGGCACGGCCGCTCTTGCCGGTTTGCTGGCTGACGACCTGAAGGCCGAAACAACCGGCGTGCTCAAAGGCACACATCACCCGGCGACGGCCAAGCGAGTCATCTATCTCTTCATGAGTGGCGGGCCCAGTCACCTCGATATGTGGGACTACAAGCCGAAGCTCAAGGACATGTTCAATCAGCAGCTTCCGGCTCATGTGCGAGACGGGCAGCGAGTCACAGGCATGACGGCCAATCAGAAGAACGGTCTGCCGCTGTGTCCAAGCAAGTACAAATTTCGTAGATACGACAACAATCAGGACGGAGTCTGGGTCAGCGAACTATTGCCTCACACGGCAAAGGTTGCCAAAGAATTGTGCGTCGTCAACAGCACGTTTACGGAAGCCATCAACCACGACCCCGCCATTACGTACATTCAAACGGGAAGCCAGATTCCGGGGCGGCCCAGTCTGGGTGCGTGGCTCAGCTACGGACTTGGCAGCCTCAACGACAACCTGCCGCATTACGTCGTCATGCATGCGCGCACGAATTTTGCGGAACAGAGTTTGTTTAACCGATTGTGGGGAGCTGGCTTCCTGTCGTCTGACCATCAGGGCATCCTGATGCGAAGTCAGGGCGATCCGGTGTTGTATCTTAGCAATCCGGCGGGAGTCACTGGCAAAGACCGGCGTCAGCAACTTGACGCATTGGCTACGTTGAACTACGAGCAACACAAACGCTTTGCGGATCCGGAAGTCCTGGCCAGAATTCGTCAGCACGAAATGGCGTATCGCATGCAGACGTCCGTGCCGGAATTGATGGATCTTTCCATGGAAACCGACACCACCTTCGAACTGTACGGTGAAGACGCAAAGACGCCGGGCACATTCGCAGCGTGCTGCCTGAACGCACGTCGGCTGGCTGAACGTGGCGTCCGCAATATCCAGATTTTTCATCGAGGCTGGGACGCTCACGGGGGCCTGCCGCGCGAACACGGTTCTCAGTGCAAAGACGTCGATCAGGCATGCGCGGCGCTGATCATGGATCTGAAGCAACGAGGCATGCTGGAAGACACGCTCGTTGTATGGGGCGGCGAATTCGGTCGCACGGCGTATTGCCAGGGAACGTTAACCCGCGAAAACTACGGTCGGGACCACCACCCTCGCTGCTTTACGACATGGATGGCGGGGGGCGGCATCAAGCCAGGAATCACGTACGGCCGCAGCGACGACTACGGCTACAACATCGCCCACGAAGATGGCACGCCCATGACGCCTCAACCAGACGCGTCCACCTGGACACCCGGCACCATGCACATCCACGACCGCAACGCGACCATTCTGCACCTGCTGGGCATCGACCACAAAAAACTAACCTACCGCTACCAAGGCCGCGACTTCCGACTCACCGACGTCCATGGTCACGTAATTGAAGATTTGATTGCTTAG